One Hordeum vulgare subsp. vulgare chromosome 4H, MorexV3_pseudomolecules_assembly, whole genome shotgun sequence DNA window includes the following coding sequences:
- the LOC123448598 gene encoding ribosomal RNA-processing protein 17, which translates to MAWEEEGLEEEYEEDMEALEEEGEDVVVGQMPTFMVPKHINKRALKNKALSVSLDKKALKDFVTGFHKRKKKRRKEAQRITQEKDRRKRIEARKKRKQEKEIALYGKVVSSENVVGEGGDGDGDGDEMDAAASETKTYEDGGTRITVVTSEITHGDEDDLKPVSRNYAKKSCAVVSAKQQPSLGVKKKPPPKRQFSKSKKTKKVDTSRRKNKGKH; encoded by the exons ATGGCGTGGGAGGAAGAGGGACTGGAAGAGGAGTACGAGGAGGATATGGAAGCGttggaggaggaaggggaggatGTGGTGGTGGGGCAGATGCCGACGTTCATGGTCCCAAAGCACATCAATAAGCGCGCCCTGAAGAACAAGGCCCTCTCCGTCTCCCTCGACAAGAAAGCCCTCAA GGATTTCGTGACTGGGTTtcacaagagaaagaagaagaggagaaaggagGCGCAGAGGATTACGCAGGAGAAGGATAGACGGAAGCGAATCGAGGCACGCAAGAAG AGAAAGCAAGAGAAAGAGATTGCTCTATATGGTAAAGTCGTGTCATCAGAAaatgtggttggtgaaggcggtgatggtgatggtgatggtgatgagatGGATGCAGCTGCGTCTG AAACCAAAACCTATGAAGATGGTGGGACTAGAATAACGGTAGTCACCAGTGAAATTACCCATGGAGACGAGGATGACCTGAAACCCGTGTCAAGGAACTATGCTAAGAAGAGTTGTGCTGTGGTTAGTGCCAAGCAGCAGCCCAGTTTAGGCGTGAAGAAGAAGCCGCCACCAAAGAGGCAATTCAGCAAAAGCAAGAAGACTAAGAAGGTTGACACGAGTAGACGGAAGAACAAAGGAAAGCATTGA